Genomic window (Candidatus Poribacteria bacterium):
AGTTTTCGACCCGGAGTGCTATATCTTCTTGACGTGCCCCATTTTCATCGGTGGAAGTCGTTCGTCGTTTTGGAAACAGTGCGGTGAGTTCGCGTCCGACCATCTGTGAAATGAGTACTTCTTCGGTACAGTCAGATGATTTAATGGAGTGCGTCGCGACTGCTTTACCGTCGCGTAGCACTGTTACTCGGTCGGCAATCTGAAAAATCTCCTTGAGTTTATGGGTGATATAGATACACGCGACACCTTTTTCCCGGAGTTGGGTCAGAATCTGTCGAAGGATATCTACTTCACTTTCGGTCAAGGCGGCTGTCGGTTCGTCCAGCACGAGTAACAATGCGCCGCGTGACGATTCGCTGTTGGCTTGCAGGCTCTGCCGCTGCTCAATATGGGCGTGCAAGCTCCGCCCTAAAGCCTTCGCGATTTCTACGAGTTGTTGTTGTCCGATACCGAGTTCATGGACGGGTTTGTGGAGTGGTATCGTCAATCCAAACTGCGAAAGGAGTTTACCTGCTTCGTGATAGAGACGATGTTTGTCAATAGTCCCGAAGTGGCACGGTTCTTTGCCGAGATAGATGTTCTCAGCGACTGTCATTTCTGGAATAAGTGCCAGTTCTTGATGGATGACGGCGATTCCCGCGCGTTCTGCGTCACGCACGGTATGGAACTGTTGCTCGTTTCCGTTGATGCGCAGTCGTCCCTCGTAAGTGCCGGACGGGTAAACACCGCCGAGGATCTTAATCAACGTCGATTTGCCCGCCCCGTTTTCGCCACATAGGGCATGGATTTCACCCGGATGTACCTCAAAAGAGACGTTATCTAAGGCGCGCACGCCGGGAAAGTCTTTGGTAATGGCTTGCATGTGGAGAAGTGGGGCTGTCACGGTTCGTCAATGCTCCGCTGCTCGATTTGTGGTTATTATAGCAAAATTCGGAATGGAAATCAAGCGTATAGAGTGGTGTTTTTTCCCAAATTGGATAGGTTTCCCGTATAATTTGACATGTTAAATCGGAGTTGTTATAATCCTTAAATCAAAGGGTAGCCTGCAACAACGTCACAGGCGGGTCCACGGAACGGAAATCCTTGATTCATCAAACCGAGACGAAAGTTTACAAGTTTACAGAGGTGCGCTTGCGACTTTACAGATTTTAGAACACTTTACAACTTTCTACCAGACTCGTAGCCTGCAACAACGGCGCAGGCGGATATACGCAAAGAAACGTTCAATGCACAAAAAACTTGACCGAACCGCAAGGAAACATTAAAAACTGCAANNNNNNNNNNACGTTCAATGCACAAAAAACTTGACCGAACCGCAAGGAAACATTAAAAACTGCAACAACGGCGCAGGCGGATATACGCAAAAAAACGTTCAATGCACAAAAAACTTGACCGAACCGCAAGGAAACATTAAAAACTGCAAAAACACGCAGGCGGATTTAAGAAAAGCACGTGATAAATAGGACGCACGTTGTTCCTCCGCAAGGTACGATTAAAAATCCGCAAGGTATGATTAAAAAATATGAAACTTCTTACATCGTTATGTGCTTGCTTTGCTATTTTTATCTTTGGCGGTTGCGCGAAATTTCAGCTGAGATCTCCCAGCGTCAAACCTGCCACTCTCACCGATATCGTCAACGATGTTGAAGTAAACGGCACCCGCTCAAAATACAAGGGTCAGAAAGTCACCATTACCGCAGCTGGCAGAATTTATCCGAGTGCTGATGGAGATCCGCCAAGGTTAGAATTGTTTACGCATCACAAGAAAGTCCGTTTTTTCATCACCGACCCGGACACGAAGTTTGTGCAACACTATTACTCAAACTACATGGAGAGTGATCTCGGACATATTCGCGGTCATACAACGTATACCTTCACACTGCTGATAACAGACATTTCAGAAGACACAACCGCACATGGAAATCGTTTCTTCACGATCTCGTCTGATGTCCCTGAACACACCGCGAAGGCGGATATTGAAGTTATTGACACGACGCTTGAACAGATTGTGGTGGGTGGTCAGCGTTATGTGGGGAAAACAGTGCGCCTTCAAAATGAGACCGTTTCACTTAAGAGACTCAATGAATTGCTGGGGGTTCGAGATGATGTAGACTCGGAATGGGTAAAAAATTATTCAGGCGCGATGACACTTGACACAAATAATAGAAATGTGACATTTTGGATTATAGATGATGTTGCAGGGGACGGTCTCTTTCCTTCCAAACTTCAAAAATACGAGAACCATCAGATGTATACATTCACACTCTACGTTGAAAGCATTGTAACGGATGGCGTACAGGTCGAGATCACGACAGGCATCGCCGACGATTAATTAATGAAATGGCATTTTTTTTGATATATATCTTGATATATATCTAATGATATGTTATACTAATTGTATATTTAGAATTGGAAATTTAAAAAGTCGGAGGACCTCATGGCTGAAGAAAAAAACAACGAAATGGTTCCAGTTACTGCTGAATACGAAGTCGTCGATCAGGTGGATGACCAGGCCATCA
Coding sequences:
- a CDS encoding ATP-binding cassette domain-containing protein gives rise to the protein MTAPLLHMQAITKDFPGVRALDNVSFEVHPGEIHALCGENGAGKSTLIKILGGVYPSGTYEGRLRINGNEQQFHTVRDAERAGIAVIHQELALIPEMTVAENIYLGKEPCHFGTIDKHRLYHEAGKLLSQFGLTIPLHKPVHELGIGQQQLVEIAKALGRSLHAHIEQRQSLQANSESSRGALLLVLDEPTAALTESEVDILRQILTQLREKGVACIYITHKLKEIFQIADRVTVLRDGKAVATHSIKSSDCTEEVLISQMVGRELTALFPKRRTTSTDENGARQEDIALRVENLSTYPSEPPQLKDISFEVRRGEILGIAGLMGAGRTELIRTIFGAYEGRWRGELSIDGVTVQIHAPLEAIQHGMALVSEDRKRYGLLLDVDVVRNMTLASLGSSSDITSHGIINENTALEKSEHYVDSLQIKATSLEVPVNHLSGGNQQKVVLAKWLMTHPKVLFLDEPTRGIDVGAKAEIHTLMAKLAQEGVAIVFVSSELPEILGMSDRVLVLHEGRITGEFINDNLTQAKILRCAAGA